A part of Maridesulfovibrio hydrothermalis AM13 = DSM 14728 genomic DNA contains:
- a CDS encoding double-cubane-cluster-containing anaerobic reductase has product MEFDVTESIQDVHTNLALQLEMAKDEGKKVVGCLCSYSPIELILAANAIPVGLCGSTHEPIAKAEEILSPDQCPKVKATFGRATGGTCPLFPLADCIISETTCDGRKKMYELLERYVPMQVMDLPQKPEEPAALPHWLAEVESAKLFLEEQLGVTITDKDLSRAIRMKNKQRKLMTRIHYSRKQSPPPITGLDFANITSKLNYYIDHSDYLNLLSAFADELEERNKNNIHACDAGKPRILWTGLGNSLGCSKVLRLVEESGGMVVCSEGCGGVTRIEDLVDETLPPLEAIAQRYLRVTCACMTPNTQRFEDLERLCAEFDIDGVIDLAWQFCQPFEIESYRVRELIKDKLGLPFLHVTTDYSSQDEGQLKVRIEGFMEQIKTSKVRAEKAVSYESRKTSS; this is encoded by the coding sequence ACAGCCCGATCGAGCTGATACTTGCCGCGAACGCAATCCCTGTCGGTTTATGCGGCTCGACACATGAGCCGATTGCCAAGGCAGAGGAAATCCTTTCTCCTGATCAATGTCCCAAGGTAAAGGCCACATTCGGCAGGGCTACCGGAGGCACATGTCCTCTCTTTCCTTTGGCTGATTGCATTATTTCAGAAACGACCTGTGACGGGCGCAAAAAAATGTATGAACTGCTGGAACGTTATGTCCCCATGCAGGTTATGGATCTGCCTCAAAAGCCGGAAGAACCCGCGGCTCTCCCCCACTGGCTGGCTGAAGTTGAAAGCGCAAAATTATTTCTTGAAGAGCAGCTTGGAGTTACCATAACTGATAAAGATTTATCGCGCGCAATTCGTATGAAAAATAAGCAGCGCAAGCTGATGACCCGCATTCATTATTCAAGAAAACAGTCACCGCCTCCTATTACAGGGCTTGATTTTGCCAACATAACTTCAAAGCTTAATTATTACATTGACCACAGTGATTATCTGAACCTGCTCTCAGCGTTCGCAGACGAACTGGAAGAACGAAATAAGAATAACATCCACGCCTGTGATGCAGGAAAACCCCGCATTCTCTGGACCGGTCTTGGAAACAGTCTCGGGTGCAGCAAGGTGCTCCGGCTGGTGGAGGAATCCGGCGGGATGGTCGTCTGTTCTGAAGGGTGCGGCGGAGTTACCCGTATTGAAGATCTTGTCGATGAAACACTTCCGCCGCTTGAGGCTATCGCACAAAGGTATTTACGGGTTACATGCGCCTGTATGACACCGAACACTCAGCGTTTTGAAGATTTGGAACGCTTGTGCGCTGAATTTGATATCGACGGCGTCATTGATCTGGCATGGCAGTTCTGCCAGCCTTTTGAAATTGAATCCTATCGGGTCAGAGAACTGATTAAAGATAAACTTGGATTGCCTTTCCTGCATGTTACTACCGATTATTCATCTCAGGATGAAGGGCAGCTCAAAGTGCGGATTGAAGGATTCATGGAGCAGATTAAGACTTCCAAGGTCAGAGCTGAAAAGGCGGTTAGTTATGAATCTAGAAAAACATCCTCCTGA